TGTGCCCGGCCTCGAAGTAGCTGAAGGTGATCCGCTTCTTCATCTCCGCATCGAGGCCGAGGTGATTCATGGTGTAATCGGTTGCGAAGTACGGCGTGGCCAGGTCGTAATAGCCACTGGCCACAAACACGCGCAGGCCAGGGTTCTTGCGGACCGCTCCCGCGAGTTGCGGGCCGACGTTGAGGAATGAATTGCGGGCCCCGAAGTCCCACGGCTGGACCCGGCCGGTGAGCACCTCGTACTTCAGGTCCGTGTCGTACTTCAGGTCGCGGCGGAAGTACTGATTGGCCGCGCCGGTGAACGCCGTGAACACCGCCGCGTAGCTCGGGTCCGATTCGGGCCGATTGCCGACCATGTCGGCGTCGACGCCCTTGAGGCGCGAGTCGAACCGCCCGACTGTCCGCGCCTGATCGCGGAGCAGCTCCTTGCAGAACCGCTGGATCTCGATGCGGAAGTTGGAGCGGGTGACGTAATCCTCCGAAAGCCCGGTCAGGCGGGCGAGCTTCTTCGCGAGCGCGGTGCGCTCCTCGCCGGTGAGCTTATCGCCCTTCATCAGCAGTTGCGGGTACTCGCCGGCGGCGAACTGTTCGCTCTCGGTCAGCGCCTTCTTCAGGTCGCCGAGCAGGTCGCCAGGCAGACGCTTATGGTGCCAGGCCGTTGCAGTGTAACTCGGGAGGAACAGCGAGTAGGGCAAGTCGTGCCCATCGTCGAAGCGGGCGGTGCCGAAGTTGAGGATGCTGGAGACGAGGACCACGCCCGAGAGGTCAATGCCGAGCGAGTCCTGAAGGTAAGCAGCGAGCGCGGCCGCGCGGGTGGTGCCGTAGCTCTCGCCGGCAATGAACTTCGCGGAGCCCCATCGCTGGTGGCGCGTCAGGTACAATCGAATGAACTCGCCGACAGCGGCCACGTCTTCCTGCACGCCGTGATATCTCTTCGGATCCACGCCCGGCGCGGCCCGGCTATAGCCCGTGCTCACCGGGTCGATAAACACGAGGTCGGTCACGTCGAGGAGCGACAGGTCGTTGTCGCCGACTTTCGAGGGCGGCATCGGCTGCTCACCGGTCTCGGGCATGACGGCCCGGCGGGGCCCCCACGCACCGAGGTGCAGCCAGACCGAGGAACTGCCCGGGCCGCCGTTGAAGCAGAACGTGATCGGCCGGGCCGGGTCGGGCGGCGACACGACGACTGCTGCCGGCTGCCCCGCCGGGACGGGGCCCGGCTCGGTGACCTTGACCCGGTGGTAGGCGACGAAAAAGATGCTCGCCTGGGCTTTGCCCTCGTCGTCGCGGAGGAGGATGTTGCCGGTGTTGGCGACGTAGTCGATCTTCTGCCCGCCGATGGTCACTGCCGACCGCGACTCCACGAGCCGTTCAGACGGCAGCGCGCCGGGGGCGGCCTTGTCCTGCCCGGCAACCGGGCCCGCCGCCCACACCAGACCGCAGAGCAGAATTCCAGACAAACGGACACGAGACATACGTTCCTCATTCGCAGGGCGTGCCACCGACCCCGGCTGTCGGGGTTGTGGCGACTCATCTAGCATGTTAATGACACCGTTCGGGCCGACCTAGATCGGACCGGGTAAAATCGGCAAATTAGGCAGACCCGTCTGTCGCTTCAACCCGCATTCTCGTCTCGATGCCGACCTCTGTGGAACCTCTGATAACCCGCCTGCCGCACGGCCCCGTCGTCGGTCGGGTGTTCCGGTTGGCGATTCCGGTACTGATCCAGCAACTGCTGATCCTGGTCGTCGGGCTCTCCGACCGCTGGCTGGCCGGGCACCTGCCCGCCGGCTCGGCCGAGGAACTGGCCGCGTACCAGGCCGCCCAGGGCACGGCCCTTTACCTGGGCTGGTTCATCTCCAGCTACACCGTCCTCGTGAGTGCCGGTGCGAGCGCGGTGGTCGCCCGCTGCATCGGCGCGGGCGACACGCCGGCGGCCGGCCGGGCGATGCACCAGGCGATCCTCCTCGGGCTCTTCGTAGGGCTTCTGGGCGCGTTCATCGGCGTCGGATTTACGGGCCTGCTCGTGCGGTCCCTCAGCCTCGAAGGGGATGCGGCACGCTTCTGCATTGCGTACCTCCGGCCCATGTTCTGGCTTTACGGCGCCCAGGTCGTCGAGGCGGCCGGGATCGCATGCCTTCAGGGCGCGGGCGACACGCGGACCGGCCTTTTCGTGCAGGGCGGGATCGCGGTGGGCAACCTTCCCGTCGCGTGGCTCATGTGCAGGGGGTTCGGCGACTGGCCGGGCCTCGGCTTCCGCGGCATCGCCTGGGGCACCGCGCTGTGCTACGTGTTCGGGGCAATCGCCGTCGCCATCGTCCTGGCACGGGGAAGGGCGGGATTGCGACTCAGGCTCCCGGGATTCCGGCCGGACTTCCACATGCTCTGGCGGTTGCTGCGGGTCAGCCTCCCGGCCGGGGCCGACAGCCTCTCGGTCGTTGCCGGGCAGTTCGTGTTTCTGACAATCATCAATGACCTCGGCGTGATCGCCGCCGCCGCTCACACCACCGCGCTGGGCTGGGAAGCGCTCGGCTTCCAGTCGGCCCACGCCTTCGGGATCGCCGCGATGGCGCTCGTGGGCCAGAACCTCGGCGCGAAGCGGCCCGACGACGCGGCCCATGCCGGCTGGACCGCGTTCGGGTTCGGCTGCCTATGTACCTGCGTCATGGGTCTGATCTTCTACATCTTCGCGCCGGAGATGGCGCGGTTCTTCAACCCGGACCCCATGCAGGCGCGGACGGTGGCCGAGGCGGTACCCGTGCTTCGCCTTGTCGCATTGGCGACCCCCGCGCTCGCGAGCACGATTATCTTCACGCAGGCTCTGCGTGGCGCGGGTGATACGCGGGTGCCGGTGTTGTTCACATGGTGCGGGTTCCTCCTGGTTCGCCTGCCGCTGGCGTATTTGCTGACGGGCCCGCGGTTCGGGCTGGGGTTGTACGGCGCGTGGCTGGCGATGTGTGCGGACCTCGCGGTTCGCGGGACGTTTTTCTTCTGGCGGTTTGCGAGCGGCCGGTGGAAGCTGGCCCGGGTATGACGCCGGGATTGCACCTTCGCCGGCCGGTCCGACTTCGGTATGCTGAGCGACGGGAGCCGCTCATGTGTCGGTTGGCGTTACTCATTCTAATTCTGGGAGCCGTGGCGGCCGCACCCGCGGGGGTGGGGCGCGTTGCCGGGCCGCCGGAACGCCGCGACCGGCACGGCGACCGCCTGCCCGAGTCGGCCGTTACGCGGATCGGCACCGTCCGGTATCGCGGTCTGATGTCTCGCGGCCCGGATCCGAAGACTCTGGCAGTGTTGCGCGAAAACCGGGTAGTCGTCGTCGATGCCGAGACGTGTGCGGAGGTGCGTCGGCTGCCCGGCCCGGACCCCGCCCGACTGGAAGTGGATAGTTTCCTGCTCGACCCGGCCGGTCGCCGCGTGGCATACGGCGGGGGCAACCGCATCGCGGTCCTGGATGTCGCTACCGGCCAGACCGTGTTCGAGGGACAGTTTGAACGCGAGTCGTACCGCGGCGGCCTCGAGTTCTCCGCCCGACCCGTGGCATTCGTTCCGGGATCGGACGTGCTGATCGCGGAGTGCCCGATGTGCGAGATGCCAATTGTCGCCTGGCACCTCGGGCGACGCCAGCGGGCCTGGCAGTTCGGCCCGATCGACATCGGCAACGACGACACGACCACGCACGTCCTCGGGCTGATCGCCGGGAATTCGCAACTGGTTGTCGTGCGATCGCGATCGACCGAAACGGTAGCGCTTATGCTCGATGCCGCGACTGGCGAGGAACGCGCTTCGCTGGAGCTGGGTGCAAACCTCGACTTCAATCATGCCGTGCTCTCGCCGGACGGGAAGCAGATGGCATTCAGCGACAATGTCCTCGGCATACACCGCGTCGAGCTTCCCGGCGGGGGTGAGCTGGAGCGGATCAAAGTTCAAGGCGAGAGCGACACGTACGGCATGCAGTACTCGCGCGACTCGCGCCGGCTGGTCGTGCTCGGCCCCTACTGGATGCAGATGTTCGACGCCACGACCGCAAAGTCGCTCGGCCGCAACAACGCGTCCGGGTTTATCGGCATCAACAACCCCCGCCTGGTCTTCAGTGAGGACGACTCAACACTCTGGGTCCAGGGAACGGACGATTCGCGATGGCGCAAATTCGACGGACGTACCGCCCGTGAAAAGAAACTGCCCGACCTCGGACCGCAGGGACACGTGACCTGCCTCGCGGTCAGCGCGGACGGGTCGCGAGTCATCACCGGTTGCAACGATGATCTGCCGCGCGTCTACAACGGCATGACGGGTGAACAACTCCGGCGATACTCGGCTTCGCTCTTCGGCGCGTTCACGGGCCGGGACGATTCGGGTGTCGGCGGCGTCGCGATCACGGCCGACGGTTCACTGGCCGCACTGCGGATGAACGATGACCGCGTTGTGATCTGGGAGCCGAGCACCGGCCGCAGCCGCCGGACCATTAATCTCGACGGCGCGTTTGCCGGAGACACGGTCGCATTCAGCCCGGACGGCAAGACGCTCGCCGTCGGCCCCGGAGGATTTGCAGGGCCGAACCGTGCGAAGGTCGAGAACCCTCTCCGGCAGTTCGACGTGGCGACGGGCAGGGAAAAACCGGCAATCACCAAACTCACCGGGCAGGTCTCGTCGCTGGTGTATTCGCCGTGCGGCCGCTGGCTCGGCGCGGTCACTATGCATCAGGACGATTCGCCCGGCTACCTCCTTATTGAGGCCAGCACCGGGCGACTGTTACGGTCCATCAGCGCCAACGTGTACACGGCCGCGTTCGTCCCGTTCGCCGACGCGATCGTGTACTCTTCGCCGGAAGAACTCGTCATGTGGGAGCCGGCTTCCGGCGAGGTCCGCGTCCGTTATCCCTTGCCGCACGACGACATGATCGATCTGCTCGCGGTCTCGCCGTGCGGCCGATGGCTGGCCGGTGCGAACAACGGCTCGGGCACACGCAAGATCTACCTGTGGGATCTGAGGACGGGCCACGTCCTGCCGCCGCTCTATGGACACAACCATTACATTTCGTCGCTGGCGTTCGGGCCGAACGGCCGGCTCGTGAGCGGTAGCTTCGACACGACGGCGCTCGTGTGGGACGTGAACACTCGGCCGTGTTCCGCGCCGGCAGCGCTCCCGAAGGAACAATGGTCGAACGCCTGGTCCGACCTCGCCGGCAATGGCATCACCGCCCACAACACTACGGAGCGGCTGATCGCCACCGGATCGGACGTCGTGCCGTTCCTGCGCGAGCGTGTGCGGCCTGCGACGGCCGTCGACCCGGCACTCGTGACAGAACTCATCGGTCGGCTGGACGCGCCCAAGTTCACGGACCGGCAACGGGCCACGCTGGAACTGGAACGATTCGACCGGATCGTCGAGCCGGCCCTGAGACTCGCGATGCAGGAACTCCCGTCGGCCGAGGCACGCCGGCGGGTGCAACGACTCCTGGACCGGATGGACGGGCCGCACACCGATCCCGACCGGGCCCGAGAAATGCGAGCCGTCGAGGCGCTAGCGAGAATGAACGAGCCCGATGCGGTAGCTCTGTTGAAGGAACTGGCCGGCGGCGTGCCGGCCGCGAGGCTGACGCAGGCGGCCCGGCGGGCCTGCGAACGGAGGTGACACGACCGATGCGACGCCGGCGAAGCGGGGGCGGCTGGGCCGCCATTCTGTACACGATGCGCATGGCCCGGCGGGTCGGCTTCCGCCGGCTCTGGTACGCGCTGCGTTCCCGCAACGCCTGCAAGACCTGCGCGCTGGGCATGGGGGGCCAACAAGGGGGTATGGTCAACGAGTCGGGGCACTTTCCCGAGGTCTGTAAGAAGTCGCTCCAAGCCATGGCCGCCGATATGCAAGGTGCCATTCGCACCGACTTTTGGTCCACCTATTCGGTGCCGCAACTGCAAAGCTTTTCGCCGCGCGAACTTGAATTCTGTGGCCGGATCACCCAGCCGGTCATCCTGGAACCTGGGCAGCAGTACTATCGGCCGATTCCGTGGGATGAGGCCCTTCGTCGGATCGCCGGCCAGCTCAAGCAGTTTCGCTCCGACGAGACCTTCTGGTACTTCAGCGGTCGCAGTTCGAATGAGGCTGGCTTCTTGTTGCAATTGTTCGCTCGGGTGTACGGCACGAACAACGTCAACAACTGCAGCTATTACTGTCATCAGGCCAGCGGCGTCGGACTGGGGGGAGT
The DNA window shown above is from Planctomycetota bacterium and carries:
- a CDS encoding MATE family efflux transporter, producing the protein MPTSVEPLITRLPHGPVVGRVFRLAIPVLIQQLLILVVGLSDRWLAGHLPAGSAEELAAYQAAQGTALYLGWFISSYTVLVSAGASAVVARCIGAGDTPAAGRAMHQAILLGLFVGLLGAFIGVGFTGLLVRSLSLEGDAARFCIAYLRPMFWLYGAQVVEAAGIACLQGAGDTRTGLFVQGGIAVGNLPVAWLMCRGFGDWPGLGFRGIAWGTALCYVFGAIAVAIVLARGRAGLRLRLPGFRPDFHMLWRLLRVSLPAGADSLSVVAGQFVFLTIINDLGVIAAAAHTTALGWEALGFQSAHAFGIAAMALVGQNLGAKRPDDAAHAGWTAFGFGCLCTCVMGLIFYIFAPEMARFFNPDPMQARTVAEAVPVLRLVALATPALASTIIFTQALRGAGDTRVPVLFTWCGFLLVRLPLAYLLTGPRFGLGLYGAWLAMCADLAVRGTFFFWRFASGRWKLARV
- a CDS encoding peptidase S10, encoding MSRVRLSGILLCGLVWAAGPVAGQDKAAPGALPSERLVESRSAVTIGGQKIDYVANTGNILLRDDEGKAQASIFFVAYHRVKVTEPGPVPAGQPAAVVVSPPDPARPITFCFNGGPGSSSVWLHLGAWGPRRAVMPETGEQPMPPSKVGDNDLSLLDVTDLVFIDPVSTGYSRAAPGVDPKRYHGVQEDVAAVGEFIRLYLTRHQRWGSAKFIAGESYGTTRAAALAAYLQDSLGIDLSGVVLVSSILNFGTARFDDGHDLPYSLFLPSYTATAWHHKRLPGDLLGDLKKALTESEQFAAGEYPQLLMKGDKLTGEERTALAKKLARLTGLSEDYVTRSNFRIEIQRFCKELLRDQARTVGRFDSRLKGVDADMVGNRPESDPSYAAVFTAFTGAANQYFRRDLKYDTDLKYEVLTGRVQPWDFGARNSFLNVGPQLAGAVRKNPGLRVFVASGYYDLATPYFATDYTMNHLGLDAEMKKRITFSYFEAGH